A section of the Longimicrobiaceae bacterium genome encodes:
- a CDS encoding cell division protein ZapA: MSRKRASPRHSVTVEVGGEKHVLRSDLPPEYTRAVAAHLDAVVRALPGFRTLEPHRAVLLAALAVTDELFHAREEIERLREEAEQRASAAAGLLERALGEGPSPDPPGDPAPDAGG; this comes from the coding sequence GTGAGCCGCAAGCGCGCGTCCCCCCGGCACAGCGTCACGGTGGAGGTCGGCGGGGAGAAGCACGTCCTCCGCTCCGACCTCCCGCCGGAGTACACCCGCGCGGTGGCCGCCCACCTGGATGCCGTCGTCCGCGCGCTCCCGGGCTTCCGCACGCTGGAGCCGCACCGGGCCGTGCTCCTGGCCGCGCTCGCCGTCACGGACGAGCTTTTCCACGCGCGCGAGGAGATCGAGCGCCTCCGGGAGGAGGCGGAGCAGCGCGCCTCGGCCGCGGCCGGGCTGCTGGAGCGCGCCCTGGGCGAAGGGCCCTCCCCGGACCCCCCGGGCGACCCCGCGCCGGACGCGGGCGGGTAG